The following are encoded in a window of Cucurbita pepo subsp. pepo cultivar mu-cu-16 chromosome LG12, ASM280686v2, whole genome shotgun sequence genomic DNA:
- the LOC111807079 gene encoding UPF0481 protein At3g47200-like, protein MAKGNRNEQFVGNVVSSIKTMLEQLPIVNVGCSIYRVPKLLREMNNTALIPQVISIGPFHHRSREDLISTEQYKLQGLVNFQLRMTKNMNSLEFLVETVQNWVNEARNYYAEPINMNDEDFVKMLLVDGCFIVGLLILNYGQYYPNAFIGIEHNVDFQFYKRLLHIGADLVKLENQIPFFVLRCLFNLIKQKDPFQPVPFDSLTTVFFHYGIVNNYYLSNPLSKKCPKHFIDFLSFFFIHTIPSKDNSNKTRSIIPPLITELHEAGVTIKKAENAECVMNMSFENGVFEMPPILIDDYFETMMRNLIAFEHFYVGNDNKCIQYMSLLEHLICTEKDVSLLVKAGIIVNKIGGSNIEVSELFNNLGKFVTVPNCCHFNHINKPLREHCNRRWNKAIATLKHNYFNTPWTIVSFLGAILLLVLTILQTIFSSISAFPSKSNLSE, encoded by the coding sequence ATGGCAAAAGGTAATAGGAACGAACAGTTTGTTGGTAATGTTGTGTCATCGATCAAAACAATGCTAGAGCAATTGCCTATTGTTAATGTAGGATGTAGCATCTATCGAGTTCCCAAACTGTTACGTGAGATGAATAATACAGCCCTTATCCCCCAAGTCATTTCCATTGGTCCATTTCACCATCGTAGTCGAGAGGATTTGATATCCACAGAACAATATAAGCTTCAAGGTCTTGTTAACTTTCAACTTCGAATGACGAAGAACATGAACTCATTAGAATTTCTTGTGGAAACTGTTCAAAATTGGGTGAATGAAGCCCGAAATTACTACGCAGAACCTATAAATATGAACGACGAAGATTTTGTTAAAATGTTGTTGGTGGATGGTTGTTTTATAGTGGGGTTgcttatattaaattatggcCAATACTACCCAAATGCATTTATTGGAATTGAACACAATGTAGATTTTCAATTCTACAAAAGATTACTTCACATAGGTGCTGATTTAGTCAAATTGGAAAATCAAATtcctttctttgttcttcgaTGTCTATTCAATcttataaaacaaaaggatCCCTTCCAACCCGTCCCCTTTGATAGCCTTACAACTGTATTTTTTCATTATGGGATTGTAAATAATTACTATCTTTCTAATCCCTTGTCCAAGAAATGTCCAAAGCATTTCATCGATTTCttaagtttctttttcatccaCACCATACCTTCTAAGGACAATAGTAATAAAACTAGATCGATTATTCCTCCATTAATAACTGAGCTCCACGAAGCCGGTGTCACCATCAAGAAAGCAGAAAATGCCGAATGTGTGATGAACATGAGTTTCGAAAATGGAGTTTTTGAAATGCCACCTATACTTATTGATGATTACTTTGAAACCATGATGCGAAACCTGATAGCATTTGAACATTTTTACGTTGGAAATGACAACAAATGTATCCAATATATGTCATTACTGGAACATTTGATATGTACAGAGAAAGATGTGAGTTTACTTGTGAAAGCCGGAATCATAGTCAACAAAATTGGAGGTAGTAATATAGAAGTTTCAGAACTGTTTAACAATCTCGGTAAATTTGTTACAGTCCCAAATTGTTGTCACTTCAACCATATCAACAAACCTTTACGAGAACACTGCAATAGACGATGGAACAAGGCGATAGCTACACTCAAACATAACTATTTCAATACGCCATGGACTATTGTCTCCTTCCTTGGTGCAATCTTACTCCTTGTTTTGACAATACTTCAAACTATATTTTCTAGTATATCCGCATTTCCTAGCAAGTCAAACCTATCGGAATAA